ACAAAATCGCCAGATTGGTCAGCGAACCGAgcgcatctccaacttccGGGCCAAGAAAGTGCATGCGCTTGCGCCTGTGAGAAAAAATGTTTGGCCGAGGATTATCCAGATATGTTGCCGCAGTGCAGTGGGCCATTTGCCAGCTCCATGCTAATTGAATCAATGCGCTGAATGTATTACTACCGCAATGACCAAAATGGATGGCCTGAGCTGAGCGCATTGCAGGCCGCAAACAGCAAGGCGATCAATTGCCCGACCTGGGCTGATACCTGGAGGCTGCAGGTACTTTGTTTGCGCTCATGTGATATCCGAGGATCTGCAAGCCCAGGTATCTTATGCAGGGCCTCGATAATGCAACGAATTAAGATTAGTACCAACTATAGCATCCAAAgtaaaacaagaaaaaagaaccttaaaaagagaaaagaatcaTGATGCCAGCTGTTCCTTAAACGCACCATCCAAACAGCTCTTGatttttttacttctttGTCTCAACATTCCAGTTGCATCAACTCCTGACTAAGCACTCGCTTGAAACAAGCCTTCTTGGTACCTGCAGGATTCCGTGCTGAGCAGCGGCCAGGGCCTGTCGCAGGTGGTGAGCTTTGACTGAGGCCATTGCTCACATCACAGCTGGAGCTCCTTTACGAGCTGAAATCCCAGGTCGTACGGGCGAGCTCAAGcgctcccttttcttttttgccaaCAGAACCTGGAGGGGAGCGAGATTAGTGGctggtgtttttttttttaaactcTTGATAAATAGCGCccctcttcgtcatcataTGCGCATGAGTTTGATTCTCAGCTTTCGACGCCCTTCAcgttccttttctctctgaTCCTCACTCAAACCCCGCcaccaagcaaacaaacaaaaaacaacccggcatcttcttcttcgcgaTGGCTTCGGTCTTCGAGTGGCAGCCTAATAGGTTTCTGCAGGACCAGCCGAGTCCTCAGCCTTTTGCCCTCCTGGTGCTCAACCAGCCGCTcaagaacagcagcaacctGCGCAAGCTTTGGAGACACTGTATGTCGAAATGTTGCCCCTCCATGTGCAAGAAAAAATGCTTACCCTCGACACACAGCATCTCTCCGCGTAGCTGCTGACGGAGGCGCCAATCGTCTCCATGAGCTTTCTTCGTTTCAGGGCAAATTTGTGAGTTGTCCTTATTTTTCATCACGCCTAGTTTCATCATTGGTCTCTTTGAACTATCGTGATGTGATTACGAACTGTGCCTAATGTATTTGCAGTCGAACCTTCAAGTCATCATTGGCGATCTCGATTCATTGAGGCCGTCAGTCCACAACTTCTACACCTCCCAGCACACCCCCGCCCAGATCATCCATGATACCGACCAAGAAACCACCGACTTTGGCAAGGCCATCACCTGGATCCGCAAAACGCAGCCCGCTGGAACCGACATCATCGCCCTAGGTGGTATTGGCGGCCGTATTGACCAGGGACTCAGTCAGCTCCACCACCTCTACCTCTTCCAGCCCGATCCCGCGTATGAAAATGGCCGCATCTACCTTCTCTCCGGATCCAGCTTGACCTTTCTCCTAAAGGCGGGCACTCATCGCATCCAGGTCAAAGAGGacggtgaggaggaggtgtTTGGCAAGCACGTGGGAATCATTCCACTCCAGGAGCCAAGCCGCATCACAACCAAGGGTCTGGAGTGGGACGTCACCGACTGGGAAACGCGAATGGGCGGCAGAGTTAGCACCAGCAACCATGTTCTCCCAGAAACCAAGGTCGTCGAGGTGCAAACGACCAAGGATGTCCTCTTCACGATAGCGCTGAGCAATaccgagggcgaggaggacgGGTAGTGTATGTGCTTGGGAATGACATTGCACCATCTTTTTGATAGCTTCCAAAGAAATTATGAACGgcctttttgcttccttgATATCCATACCTAACGCCATTGCGCCTCTCCGCATGCAAACTCCCATCATCGTAAAAAGTGAATAACAAGCcaacaaaacaagaagaagataatGACTCCCGCGACAAATATCCACTTGTCCTCGCGGGCACGGCGCTCGACCATGCGGATAGTGTCGCCGCTCACACCCAATGTATTGGCAACGCCGTACAGGCGCTTCTGCGTGTTTTTCAGCGTTTCGCGCTGCTGGCCCAAATCTCCCAGCACGGCTTGTCCACGCGCGATGAAGTCGTCCAAGGCATGGTTCGTATTGCTAAAGAAGTTTTGTTCTCGGAAAGCATGAGCTTCGCGCACCTCGTCGCCAGCGCCGGTCGTCAGCGAAGTACTATTCGAGCTTGTATGCCGGGGCTGGAATGATGAATGCGTCGTCGTTCCGGCGGCATTGGCGTAAGGATTCTCCGGCGTAGCATTATATGGTCTTCTTCCGAGCAGCTCCGACCGGTTATGATTGTGTTGCGCCTCCTCCCTAGTTCGCTTCACCACATCGAGGCTGCCACGGAACTCTGACAGCTCATCGCGAAACCTCTTGACACGCTCATAtgcttcttcctgcttcttgggcACAATCTCCTGGCGCGCAAGGCTGTGATATTCGTCGAGCGACTTTGAAAAGGACGTCAAGGACACGGACACGCTTCCAATCTCGGCGGGCGTTGGTAGGCTCTTGGACTCGAGGTTGGAGAGGTCACTGCGGATGGCCTTGCTCTGCCGCAGAACTGTGTTGTATGCGACATTCTGGATGATTCGTCAgtataattaaaaaaggcatatttatatatatcatCGTGAGGCTAGTCTCCCACTTACCATCTTGACGAAACTGAAGACTTACGAATGCAAGTCTTACACTTTGATGCCCCCTTGGAGGAGCTATTCATCCACCAAGGTTCATAATAGGCGCCTGCTTAGTGGACACATCGCTGTAAATCCACGGAACCAGTGGTTTTTCCATGCCGCTGCGCTAGAAGGTACCATGGCCTTGTATCTTTTTTCTGTAGCTCTTCCTTTGGTGGATCGAGATCGCGGCTAGTGGAGTcaaacatctccatcaacacGGAAAAAAAGGCCGACTTGGCAACATTAATTCAGACGAAGAATGTATTCGATAATACAATACAAAGCCCTGATATGATTTATAAGAATACTCCATTTACATGATGTGAAACAAATAACGGAACTGTGAAGCCGGTCAGCGCAGTGCCCGCTGTTAGAATCACGGTATAGCTTCAAAATCACGAAGTGCATATAGCCGTTTAAAACACGGCTTGCATCCTCCTCGATCGGCATCACGATTATCTGTTctcggcaatggcaaaggcgCCGTCCGATACGCGGAACCTCCTGTCGTGCTT
Above is a genomic segment from Trichoderma breve strain T069 chromosome 6, whole genome shotgun sequence containing:
- a CDS encoding thiamine pyrophosphokinase, catalytic domain-containing protein, translating into MASVFEWQPNRFLQDQPSPQPFALLVLNQPLKNSSNLRKLWRHSSLRVAADGGANRLHELSSFQGKFSNLQVIIGDLDSLRPSVHNFYTSQHTPAQIIHDTDQETTDFGKAITWIRKTQPAGTDIIALGGIGGRIDQGLSQLHHLYLFQPDPAYENGRIYLLSGSSLTFLLKAGTHRIQVKEDGEEEVFGKHVGIIPLQEPSRITTKGLEWDVTDWETRMGGRVSTSNHVLPETKVVEVQTTKDVLFTIALSNTEGEEDG